The following proteins are co-located in the Corynebacterium kalinowskii genome:
- a CDS encoding MFS transporter — protein sequence MTTTASAQAATQNTPLTAEHRRVLAGSMVGTTIEWFDFFIYAQAAALIFGAQFFNPASNSSPALAQIVSWASVGISFLFRPLGAIIAGHLGDRFGRKLVLTLTLFGMGGATVLMGFLPNYAAIGIAAPLLLVLLRIIQGLSAGGEWGGAALLAVEHAPVNRRSYFGSFPQVGVPAGMFLATMFMLVLTKFTTQEQFDSWGWRIPFVSSLLMIGIGYYIRKMVEESPVFTELQQLQKESSAPLGVLFKQHTKQVIVAALIFAGVNSAGYLAIAFFSAYGTKVLGMPKSDVLLVTLLSSVAWVISTLVCGALADRIGKIRTFTFGYLAMLVFAIPMWIMIDTKSLLMFILAGVILGILLGSTYGPQAALYAEMFPAKIRLSGVSIAYAIGSVVGGAFAPMIAQMLLDKTGDSISIGIYIAIMSLISLIAVRMVPKEIEGKSLH from the coding sequence ATGACAACTACAGCCTCCGCCCAAGCGGCAACTCAGAACACCCCACTGACCGCAGAACACCGCCGTGTGCTCGCAGGGTCAATGGTGGGCACCACCATTGAGTGGTTCGATTTCTTCATTTATGCCCAGGCTGCAGCCCTTATCTTCGGCGCACAGTTCTTCAATCCTGCATCAAATAGCAGCCCTGCTCTTGCTCAAATTGTGTCCTGGGCTTCGGTCGGAATCAGCTTCCTATTCCGACCACTCGGTGCGATCATCGCTGGACACCTAGGCGATCGCTTCGGGCGAAAACTCGTGCTCACCCTGACATTGTTCGGAATGGGTGGCGCTACCGTGCTCATGGGCTTCCTGCCCAACTATGCAGCCATCGGCATTGCTGCGCCGTTACTCCTCGTGCTGTTGCGAATCATCCAGGGACTTTCCGCAGGTGGCGAATGGGGCGGCGCGGCCTTGCTTGCAGTCGAACATGCACCAGTGAACCGTCGCAGCTATTTCGGCTCCTTCCCGCAGGTGGGCGTTCCAGCAGGTATGTTTTTAGCCACGATGTTCATGCTGGTTCTAACCAAGTTCACCACTCAAGAGCAGTTCGATTCTTGGGGCTGGCGAATCCCATTCGTATCCAGTCTGCTCATGATCGGCATTGGCTACTACATCCGCAAGATGGTCGAGGAATCCCCCGTATTCACCGAGCTTCAGCAGCTGCAGAAAGAATCCTCAGCTCCGCTCGGCGTTCTATTCAAGCAGCACACAAAGCAGGTCATCGTCGCAGCTCTCATCTTCGCGGGTGTGAACTCGGCAGGATATCTGGCCATTGCCTTCTTCTCCGCATACGGTACGAAGGTACTGGGAATGCCGAAGTCCGATGTATTGTTGGTCACGCTTCTCAGTTCCGTGGCCTGGGTTATCAGCACCCTTGTGTGCGGCGCCCTCGCTGATCGTATTGGCAAAATCCGTACTTTTACATTTGGCTACCTAGCAATGCTGGTGTTTGCGATTCCGATGTGGATCATGATTGATACCAAGAGCCTGCTGATGTTCATTCTTGCTGGCGTCATCCTGGGAATCCTGCTCGGTTCTACCTACGGTCCTCAGGCCGCCCTATATGCGGAAATGTTCCCAGCAAAAATTCGACTTTCCGGCGTATCAATTGCTTACGCAATCGGCTCCGTCGTAGGTGGCGCTTTTGCGCCGATGATCGCACAGATGCTGCTTGATAAGACGGGTGACTCCATATCTATCGGTATCTACATCGCGATCATGTCCCTGATTTCCTTGATCGCAGTGCGAATGGTGCCGAAGGAAATCGAGGGTAAGAGCCTGCACTAG
- the paaK gene encoding phenylacetate--CoA ligase PaaK, translating to MTSVLDITSSHHGPETGIEFASRDEITALQTARAKNTLRHAYFNVPHYRRVFDELGVHPDDFKELSDLAKFPFTEKNDLRAEYPFGMFAVGNHQLARIHASSGTTGLPTVVGYTRNDIETWADLVARSLRAGGVRPGDKVQVAFGYGLFTGGLGAHYGVEKLGATAIPTSGGMTERQVQIIRDFKPDAILATPSYMLNVVDRMRQEGMDPADTSLRVGIFGAEPWTEGMRGELERNLGIDATDIYGLSEVMGPGVAQECVETKDGLTIWEDHFYPEIVDPETLQPVPDGELGELVITPLTKEAFPVIRYRTHDLTRLLPGTARSMRRLERISARNDDMIILRGVNCFPSQFEELIVEEAALKTKYQCILERKGRMDTLTIAVEGNPDCSQKEQDAAGIHLKKQIKNRIGITVNVDVLETVNAGEGKAKRLVDNRPKG from the coding sequence ATGACTTCCGTACTCGACATCACTTCCTCCCATCACGGTCCGGAAACCGGAATCGAATTTGCCTCCCGGGATGAAATCACCGCACTGCAGACCGCACGCGCTAAAAACACGCTCCGGCACGCCTACTTCAATGTGCCACACTACCGGCGCGTCTTTGATGAGTTGGGTGTGCATCCGGATGACTTTAAGGAGCTCAGCGATCTGGCGAAGTTCCCTTTCACCGAAAAGAACGATTTGCGCGCTGAATACCCGTTCGGAATGTTCGCCGTAGGTAACCATCAACTGGCTCGCATTCATGCCTCTTCCGGCACCACCGGCCTGCCAACCGTGGTTGGGTACACGCGCAACGATATCGAGACGTGGGCGGATTTAGTGGCGCGTTCCTTACGTGCCGGCGGTGTGCGCCCAGGCGATAAAGTACAAGTGGCCTTTGGCTATGGATTGTTTACGGGTGGTCTTGGCGCGCACTATGGCGTCGAGAAGCTAGGCGCCACCGCCATCCCAACCTCGGGCGGCATGACGGAGCGCCAGGTGCAAATCATCCGTGACTTCAAGCCGGATGCAATCCTGGCGACCCCTTCCTACATGCTCAACGTCGTGGATCGCATGCGCCAAGAAGGCATGGACCCGGCTGACACTTCGCTGCGCGTCGGCATTTTCGGCGCGGAACCATGGACCGAAGGCATGCGCGGTGAACTCGAGCGAAACCTGGGGATCGATGCCACCGACATCTATGGCCTTTCCGAGGTCATGGGGCCGGGCGTCGCACAAGAATGCGTAGAAACCAAGGACGGACTGACAATCTGGGAGGACCACTTCTACCCAGAAATCGTGGATCCGGAAACGCTACAACCAGTACCGGATGGTGAGCTTGGTGAGCTGGTCATTACCCCACTGACCAAGGAAGCTTTCCCAGTCATCCGCTACCGCACCCACGACCTCACTCGTCTTTTGCCGGGCACCGCGCGGTCGATGCGCCGCCTGGAGCGCATTAGTGCGCGAAACGACGACATGATCATTCTGCGTGGCGTGAACTGCTTCCCGTCACAGTTCGAGGAACTAATCGTGGAAGAAGCCGCACTGAAAACAAAGTACCAGTGCATTCTCGAGCGTAAGGGGCGCATGGACACCCTCACCATCGCCGTCGAAGGCAATCCAGATTGTTCCCAAAAGGAACAGGATGCTGCCGGAATTCACCTGAAGAAGCAGATTAAGAACCGAATCGGAATCACCGTCAATGTTGATGTCCTCGAGACCGTCAACGCTGGTGAAGGCAAGGCCAAGCGTCTTGTAGACAACCGTCCAAAGGGCTAA
- a CDS encoding TetR/AcrR family transcriptional regulator, which produces MTVKQGRPGYNREDILRIAVQEFNAHGYEATSMGDLAKVLGLSKSAIYHHISSKEDLLKSATDKALTLLDSVVAECEESEASAIERLHILVRGTTAALCAEAQYVTLLIRLRGNSEVELAALARRREFTNYLVSLVAEAQGEGALRSEVDSAVAGRLLFGMINSLVEWYVPGGRLDSDQVANIVEVMVFKGLQL; this is translated from the coding sequence ATGACCGTAAAGCAAGGCCGGCCAGGTTACAACAGGGAAGATATCCTGCGAATTGCAGTTCAGGAATTCAATGCGCATGGCTATGAGGCCACTTCCATGGGGGATCTAGCAAAAGTGCTGGGTTTGAGTAAGTCGGCCATCTATCACCACATTTCCTCAAAAGAGGACTTGCTAAAGTCGGCCACCGATAAGGCGCTGACATTGTTGGATTCCGTTGTTGCGGAGTGTGAGGAGTCTGAGGCGTCGGCGATTGAACGCCTGCACATTTTGGTGCGTGGTACCACTGCCGCGCTGTGCGCCGAAGCGCAATATGTCACCTTGCTTATTCGGTTGCGAGGTAATTCCGAAGTTGAGCTGGCGGCGTTGGCTCGCCGTCGAGAGTTTACGAACTATCTGGTCTCGCTGGTAGCTGAGGCCCAGGGTGAGGGGGCATTGCGTTCAGAAGTTGATTCTGCAGTGGCCGGTCGCCTGCTTTTTGGCATGATCAACTCTTTGGTGGAGTGGTACGTGCCAGGAGGGCGATTGGATTCGGACCAAGTTGCGAACATTGTTGAAGTGATGGTTTTCAAGGGATTGCAGCTGTAA
- a CDS encoding hotdog fold thioesterase, whose translation MTYQILSPKIATGDQFAHVRTMFNNDHASNDLGLKITQLSDGLCAGSMAIQERFCNGHGSIHGGYLFAFADSLFAGACNTDGDVAVATHNSIHYIAPAFTGQQLDGIARRSHQWGRNGFVDVEVTCEGKPIASFRGTFRVLPGKPTRR comes from the coding sequence ATGACTTACCAGATCCTATCCCCAAAAATCGCCACCGGCGATCAATTTGCCCATGTCCGCACCATGTTTAACAACGATCACGCTTCCAACGATTTGGGCTTGAAGATCACCCAGCTCTCCGACGGTCTATGCGCCGGAAGCATGGCAATCCAGGAACGCTTCTGCAACGGCCACGGCTCCATTCATGGCGGATACCTTTTCGCTTTTGCCGACTCCCTCTTTGCCGGCGCTTGCAACACCGATGGAGATGTCGCTGTCGCAACCCACAATTCGATTCACTACATCGCACCCGCCTTTACTGGCCAACAACTGGACGGCATAGCAAGGCGCAGCCACCAATGGGGCCGAAATGGATTTGTTGACGTAGAAGTCACCTGCGAAGGCAAACCAATCGCCTCATTCCGCGGAACTTTCAGAGTTCTGCCCGGAAAGCCCACCCGTCGCTAA
- the paaA gene encoding 1,2-phenylacetyl-CoA epoxidase subunit PaaA: MTPEEHFDQLIAEDSRVEPTDWMPEGYRKTLTRQISQHAHSEIIGMQPEANWITRAPSLKRKAILMAKVQDEAGHGLYLYSAAETLGTSRDEMVDQLLEGKAKYSSIFNYPARTWADVGAIGWLVDGAAICNQVPLCRCSYGPYGRAMVRVCKEESFHQRQGWEILYELANGTPAQKQMAQEAINRFYGPALQMFGPPDDDSPNSQQSMAWNIKRFSNDELRQRFVDMIVPQAEALGLHFEDPELKWNEERGHYDFGALDWDEFFGVIKGDGPCNEQRAQRRRQAFEEGAWVREAAAAYAEKYESENPSELIA; encoded by the coding sequence ATGACCCCTGAAGAACACTTTGATCAACTCATCGCGGAGGATTCCCGCGTTGAGCCCACGGACTGGATGCCCGAGGGATACCGCAAGACCTTGACTCGTCAGATCAGCCAGCATGCACACTCTGAGATCATTGGCATGCAGCCCGAAGCCAACTGGATCACGCGCGCACCGAGCCTCAAGCGCAAGGCAATCCTCATGGCAAAGGTTCAGGATGAAGCTGGCCACGGCCTTTACCTGTACTCCGCAGCGGAAACTCTCGGTACCAGCCGCGATGAGATGGTAGATCAGCTCCTCGAGGGTAAGGCCAAGTACTCTTCCATCTTCAATTACCCCGCTCGCACCTGGGCAGATGTCGGAGCGATTGGCTGGCTCGTCGACGGCGCCGCTATCTGCAACCAGGTCCCGCTCTGCCGCTGCTCCTACGGCCCGTACGGCCGAGCAATGGTTCGCGTTTGTAAGGAAGAGTCCTTTCACCAGCGCCAAGGCTGGGAAATTCTATACGAACTTGCCAACGGCACCCCAGCACAAAAGCAAATGGCCCAGGAAGCAATCAACCGTTTCTATGGCCCGGCACTCCAGATGTTCGGCCCACCAGATGACGATTCACCGAACTCCCAGCAATCCATGGCATGGAACATCAAGCGCTTCTCTAACGACGAGCTGCGCCAGCGTTTCGTAGACATGATCGTCCCGCAAGCAGAGGCCCTTGGCCTGCATTTTGAAGACCCTGAACTGAAGTGGAACGAAGAGCGCGGCCACTACGACTTCGGTGCCCTCGACTGGGATGAATTCTTCGGAGTCATCAAGGGCGACGGCCCGTGCAACGAGCAGCGTGCCCAACGCCGTCGTCAAGCCTTCGAAGAGGGCGCTTGGGTGCGGGAGGCGGCAGCTGCATACGCCGAGAAGTACGAATCCGAAAACCCATCCGAACTTATCGCCTAA
- the paaB gene encoding 1,2-phenylacetyl-CoA epoxidase subunit PaaB, producing the protein MTEKNWPMWEVFVRSSRGLSHVHAGSLHAPDSAMALRNARDLYTRRNEGTSVWVVPADAITASDPDSKGGFFESAQGKSYRHATYYTKSEGVKHL; encoded by the coding sequence ATGACCGAAAAGAATTGGCCAATGTGGGAAGTCTTCGTCCGCAGCTCCCGTGGTCTATCCCACGTCCATGCTGGATCTTTGCACGCACCAGATTCCGCAATGGCACTGCGCAACGCCCGTGACTTGTATACCCGCCGTAATGAAGGAACCTCGGTGTGGGTTGTCCCGGCAGATGCAATCACCGCATCCGACCCGGACTCCAAGGGTGGCTTCTTTGAGTCCGCCCAGGGCAAGAGCTACCGCCACGCCACCTACTACACCAAGTCTGAAGGGGTGAAGCACCTGTGA
- the paaC gene encoding 1,2-phenylacetyl-CoA epoxidase subunit PaaC yields MSITTTDSATKQSMGEAITAEDIQNSGVKASEKVAEYALTLGDDTLILAQRLGWWVSRAPEMEEDIALANIGLDLLGHARFLLSYAGTAWGKTEDDLAYFRDEEEFRSCHLVEQENGDFAHTIARQLLFSYYAHGLYTALLESQDETLQAIAAKAIKEVDYHVDHASQWVLRLGLGTEESKHRMQEGLNHMWPYLAELFEDLPIHQELSGIAVLPSTLKAQFDERIAWILDKAQLETPTTKQARSGQRTGKFSEQRGFILAEMQVLARQHPGATW; encoded by the coding sequence GTGAGCATCACGACGACCGACTCCGCAACGAAGCAGTCCATGGGTGAAGCTATCACCGCCGAAGACATTCAAAATTCTGGGGTTAAGGCATCGGAAAAGGTAGCAGAATACGCCCTGACCCTTGGCGATGACACCCTGATCTTGGCTCAACGCCTCGGCTGGTGGGTGTCCCGTGCGCCAGAGATGGAAGAAGACATTGCCCTGGCAAATATCGGGCTTGACCTACTTGGCCACGCACGCTTCCTCCTTTCCTATGCAGGTACTGCGTGGGGAAAGACCGAGGATGACCTCGCATATTTCCGGGATGAAGAAGAGTTCCGCTCCTGCCACCTGGTGGAGCAGGAAAACGGCGACTTTGCCCACACCATCGCCCGCCAACTGTTGTTCTCCTACTATGCGCACGGCCTCTACACCGCACTGCTGGAGTCCCAGGATGAAACCCTGCAGGCGATCGCGGCAAAAGCGATCAAGGAAGTGGACTACCACGTCGACCACGCTTCGCAGTGGGTGCTGCGCCTAGGGCTGGGTACCGAGGAATCCAAGCATCGTATGCAAGAGGGCTTGAACCACATGTGGCCGTACCTCGCGGAGCTTTTTGAAGACCTTCCGATCCACCAGGAATTGTCCGGCATTGCAGTACTGCCATCGACGTTGAAAGCGCAATTCGACGAACGCATCGCCTGGATCCTCGACAAGGCTCAGCTAGAAACCCCAACCACCAAGCAGGCTCGATCTGGTCAGCGCACCGGCAAGTTCTCCGAGCAGCGGGGCTTTATCCTCGCCGAGATGCAGGTGCTCGCGCGTCAGCATCCCGGCGCAACCTGGTAG
- the paaD gene encoding 1,2-phenylacetyl-CoA epoxidase subunit PaaD, giving the protein MHELRPQSAREASLWDAAATVPDPEIPVISIADLGILRGARFDGEQPVITITPTYSGCPAMETISTDVKKAVVAAGFSSPVIDLVLTPAWTTDWITEAGKKALEDYGIAPPQRRETASGPIPISLSAPVKCPRCGSRNTKELSHFGSTSCKALYSCRDCQEPFDYFKVH; this is encoded by the coding sequence ATGCACGAGCTCAGACCGCAATCAGCGCGGGAAGCATCACTGTGGGATGCCGCCGCGACTGTTCCAGATCCAGAGATTCCCGTCATTTCCATTGCCGATCTAGGCATCCTACGCGGGGCGCGTTTCGACGGCGAACAACCCGTCATCACCATTACCCCCACATACTCAGGATGCCCGGCCATGGAAACGATCTCCACGGACGTGAAGAAAGCTGTCGTGGCGGCGGGCTTTAGCAGCCCCGTGATCGATCTCGTACTCACTCCAGCGTGGACCACGGACTGGATCACTGAAGCGGGAAAGAAGGCGTTGGAAGACTACGGCATTGCTCCGCCACAGCGTCGTGAAACCGCAAGCGGCCCGATTCCCATTTCGCTCTCAGCGCCAGTGAAGTGCCCACGATGCGGGTCGCGCAACACCAAAGAACTCAGCCATTTCGGTTCCACGTCATGCAAGGCGCTGTACAGCTGCCGGGACTGCCAGGAACCATTCGACTACTTTAAGGTGCACTAA
- the paaE gene encoding 1,2-phenylacetyl-CoA epoxidase subunit PaaE, which yields MKQKVSFNPLRVSEIRRLTADAVEVSFEVPAELAEDYNYVPGQYVALRKEIDGQEVRRSYSICDVPRHLPTGASIIRVGIKKNLGGVFSTWANDELEIGETVDVMNPQGAFTSRTHVTFLNNPDEAGEGKKHLVAFAAGSGITPIMAIAQAFMDAADDHTFELVYANKGAGDVMFAEEIGDLKDKYPSRFAVHHILSRENRVNPLFTGRIDADRLEQLLDNVLDQDADEWFLCGPFELVQLCRDTLSQRGIPEDRIRFELFSTGKPGDAPAGQQGRAVEIKEGEDVYKITFTLDGLSGEVESPVSANETVLNAALRKRSDVPFACAGGVCGTCRARVVEGEYEMDENYALEPDEVERGYVLTCQTRPKSPCLTVDFDS from the coding sequence ATGAAACAGAAGGTGTCTTTCAACCCACTACGGGTTAGCGAAATCCGTCGCCTCACCGCCGACGCCGTCGAGGTGTCCTTCGAGGTCCCCGCTGAACTTGCTGAGGATTACAACTACGTCCCAGGTCAGTACGTAGCGCTCCGCAAGGAGATCGACGGACAAGAAGTGCGACGATCCTATTCCATTTGTGATGTCCCGCGTCACCTTCCGACGGGTGCATCCATCATCCGGGTGGGCATCAAGAAAAACCTAGGCGGCGTATTTTCCACCTGGGCCAACGATGAACTTGAAATCGGCGAGACCGTAGATGTGATGAACCCGCAAGGTGCATTTACCTCCCGAACTCACGTCACCTTCCTGAACAACCCTGATGAAGCGGGCGAAGGCAAGAAGCACCTTGTGGCATTCGCAGCCGGGTCAGGAATCACGCCGATCATGGCAATTGCACAGGCGTTTATGGACGCAGCCGACGATCATACATTCGAGCTGGTCTACGCCAATAAGGGTGCAGGCGATGTCATGTTCGCTGAGGAGATCGGTGACCTCAAAGATAAGTACCCTTCTCGCTTCGCAGTGCACCACATTCTCTCCCGCGAGAACCGCGTGAATCCGCTTTTCACCGGCCGTATTGATGCCGACCGGCTCGAACAGTTGCTGGATAATGTACTCGACCAAGACGCCGACGAGTGGTTCCTCTGCGGTCCGTTCGAGCTGGTACAGCTGTGCCGCGATACCCTTTCCCAGCGTGGGATCCCTGAGGATCGGATCCGCTTCGAGCTCTTTTCCACCGGCAAGCCTGGAGATGCGCCAGCAGGCCAGCAAGGCCGCGCAGTTGAGATTAAGGAAGGCGAGGACGTCTACAAGATCACCTTCACCCTTGATGGACTCTCCGGCGAAGTCGAATCGCCAGTTTCTGCCAACGAAACTGTCCTGAATGCAGCGCTCCGCAAACGTTCCGATGTCCCTTTTGCCTGCGCCGGTGGTGTCTGTGGCACCTGTCGCGCTCGCGTCGTGGAGGGCGAATACGAGATGGACGAAAACTACGCTCTTGAGCCCGATGAGGTGGAGCGTGGCTACGTGCTGACTTGCCAGACCCGACCTAAGTCTCCATGCCTGACCGTGGATTTTGATTCCTAA
- a CDS encoding enoyl-CoA hydratase/isomerase family protein, translating to MIELEITDGIAEVVLNNPKAMNSLSEEALTQLSDAYTAAAAANVRALVLRGEGRGFCAGRNIAGLDPRDDDAHDYLAHKVTPVLKQMSEFPAPTFAAVQGACLGVGLGLAIATDIVYVAEDAKIGSPFANLGATLDSGGHALFVERLGAHRAMDLIVTGELMNGAEAVQAGLFSRAVAADELLEFTRSRAVRAASGATLAFMKSRELVHQIRDQRVGLWDSLEAENVAQGQLCSSADYLEGFAAFQEKRQPNFKGE from the coding sequence ATGATTGAGCTTGAGATTACAGACGGCATCGCTGAAGTCGTATTGAATAACCCGAAAGCAATGAACTCGCTTTCAGAAGAAGCATTGACTCAGTTGTCAGATGCCTACACTGCGGCAGCTGCCGCCAACGTAAGAGCGCTCGTACTCCGCGGGGAAGGTCGAGGCTTTTGTGCAGGGCGTAACATCGCCGGCCTAGACCCCCGCGACGATGATGCCCATGACTACCTTGCGCATAAAGTAACGCCGGTTTTGAAGCAGATGTCTGAGTTTCCGGCCCCCACTTTCGCAGCTGTTCAAGGCGCATGCTTGGGTGTGGGCCTGGGACTCGCGATCGCCACAGACATCGTCTACGTCGCCGAAGATGCCAAAATTGGCTCGCCATTTGCCAACCTAGGCGCCACCCTCGATTCCGGGGGTCATGCGCTCTTCGTCGAACGTCTCGGTGCCCACCGCGCAATGGACTTGATCGTGACCGGTGAACTGATGAATGGCGCGGAGGCCGTTCAGGCAGGCTTGTTCTCCCGCGCGGTGGCCGCTGACGAGCTGCTCGAATTCACCAGGTCGCGCGCCGTGCGAGCAGCATCGGGCGCCACTCTTGCCTTCATGAAGTCCCGCGAGTTGGTGCATCAGATCCGCGACCAACGAGTTGGACTGTGGGACTCCCTCGAGGCCGAAAACGTGGCTCAAGGTCAATTGTGCAGCTCCGCTGACTACTTGGAGGGCTTTGCTGCCTTCCAGGAGAAGCGTCAACCGAACTTCAAGGGGGAATAG
- a CDS encoding thiolase family protein has protein sequence MTAYLVSGTRTPVGRYGGALSSVRPDDMAALVVKKVVEDAGLPPEAIDEVIMGNANGAGEENRNVARMAWLLAGFPDTVPGITVNRLCASGMSAIALATAMVESGQADVVVAGGVESMSRAPWVMEKPDKAFAKPGETFDTSIGWRFVNPVFAAQEKMTYSMPETAEEVARRCNISREDADAFAAESQSRASAAIEAGKFEAEITPVPVKDRKGNVSEVTVDEGPRPGTTTEVLAQLRPVVSGGNVVTAGNSSSLNDGASAILVVSEAAVSRYGLKTRAKVVANAAVGLEPAVMGLGPIPATRAVLERAGWAVQDVDAFEINEAFATQSLATIRELDLDPARVNAWGGAIALGHPLGSSGSRITLTLLSRLEDSGAQRGVATMCVGVGQGTAIAIERA, from the coding sequence ATGACCGCTTACCTTGTTTCTGGAACCCGTACTCCCGTAGGCCGCTATGGTGGTGCGCTCTCTAGCGTTCGCCCTGACGATATGGCTGCCCTTGTGGTGAAGAAGGTGGTCGAGGATGCCGGTCTCCCGCCCGAAGCTATTGATGAAGTGATCATGGGTAATGCCAACGGCGCTGGCGAGGAGAACCGGAACGTTGCCCGCATGGCGTGGCTGCTAGCAGGTTTCCCGGATACCGTCCCTGGCATTACCGTGAACCGTTTGTGCGCATCTGGCATGTCAGCTATTGCGCTGGCCACTGCCATGGTGGAATCAGGCCAGGCCGATGTAGTGGTCGCTGGCGGTGTTGAATCCATGTCCCGCGCGCCATGGGTGATGGAAAAGCCGGATAAAGCCTTTGCTAAGCCGGGAGAAACTTTTGATACCTCCATCGGTTGGCGCTTTGTCAACCCAGTGTTCGCTGCACAAGAGAAGATGACCTACTCCATGCCAGAGACGGCTGAGGAAGTCGCCCGCAGGTGCAACATTTCCCGTGAAGACGCGGACGCTTTCGCTGCCGAGTCTCAGTCTCGTGCAAGCGCTGCTATTGAGGCTGGCAAGTTCGAAGCCGAAATCACCCCGGTTCCAGTTAAAGACCGCAAGGGCAACGTCTCCGAGGTCACTGTCGATGAAGGTCCCCGTCCGGGCACTACCACCGAGGTGTTGGCGCAGCTCCGTCCAGTTGTTTCCGGTGGCAATGTGGTCACCGCTGGCAACTCGAGCTCGCTTAACGACGGTGCTTCTGCCATTCTTGTTGTCTCCGAAGCAGCAGTTTCCCGCTATGGGCTAAAGACGCGGGCTAAAGTTGTCGCCAATGCGGCGGTCGGTCTGGAGCCCGCTGTAATGGGCCTCGGGCCGATCCCAGCAACCCGGGCTGTGCTCGAACGCGCTGGCTGGGCAGTCCAAGATGTAGATGCCTTCGAAATCAATGAAGCCTTTGCCACCCAATCCTTAGCGACCATACGTGAGCTCGATTTGGACCCCGCTCGCGTGAACGCCTGGGGCGGTGCCATCGCGCTGGGACATCCGCTGGGTTCCTCTGGCTCCCGCATCACCCTGACGCTGTTGTCCCGGCTCGAGGATTCGGGTGCTCAGCGCGGCGTGGCGACCATGTGCGTTGGTGTTGGCCAAGGTACAGCTATCGCGATTGAGAGGGCATAG
- a CDS encoding enoyl-CoA hydratase/isomerase family protein has protein sequence MSALTIEYQSERVIAAMTRPEVRNAIDEEMVNEFHALCGELEREPRILIITGSEGIFASGADIGQLRERRRDDALRGVNSTIFRRLAQLPMPVIAAIDGYALGGGAELALAADFRVGTPRIKVGQPETGLGIMAAAGALWRLKEVVGEPMAKEILFTGRILTADEALACGFVSSLDEDPVAAAHALADRIAKQDPLAVRLSKQVFAMPTSAHPYVDNIAQAICFESDAKFDRMQAFLDRKKK, from the coding sequence ATGTCTGCTTTGACCATTGAATATCAGTCCGAACGAGTCATCGCGGCGATGACTCGGCCCGAGGTCCGCAACGCCATCGACGAAGAAATGGTGAACGAGTTTCACGCCCTATGCGGCGAGTTAGAGCGTGAACCACGCATCCTCATCATCACCGGTTCGGAGGGCATTTTCGCATCCGGCGCTGACATCGGACAGCTGCGTGAACGACGTCGCGACGATGCCTTGCGCGGAGTAAACTCCACCATTTTCCGCAGGTTAGCGCAACTACCGATGCCGGTAATTGCAGCCATTGACGGGTACGCGCTCGGCGGCGGAGCGGAACTTGCTCTTGCCGCTGATTTCCGCGTGGGCACCCCACGCATCAAAGTTGGTCAGCCCGAAACAGGCCTCGGCATCATGGCAGCAGCCGGCGCACTCTGGCGTCTGAAAGAAGTTGTGGGCGAGCCGATGGCGAAAGAGATCCTCTTCACCGGCCGCATTCTCACCGCAGACGAGGCTCTCGCCTGCGGTTTCGTCAGCTCCCTCGATGAAGACCCAGTGGCTGCAGCTCATGCCTTGGCCGATCGCATTGCCAAGCAGGATCCCCTTGCTGTACGGCTGTCCAAGCAGGTATTCGCCATGCCGACGTCCGCACATCCATATGTAGACAACATCGCCCAAGCCATTTGCTTTGAATCCGACGCAAAGTTCGACCGGATGCAGGCATTCTTAGATAGGAAGAAGAAATGA